A segment of the Candidatus Zixiibacteriota bacterium genome:
CGGGCAACCACTCGTCGAAGATTCATCGCTGGAAGAATACTGGAACCCGTGGTTGGCTGAATACCTATCGAAGCACTTCAGCAGGGAGATTACTCTGGAGGAGGTGCGGGAGAAGCAGGATGAAGGTATCGAATGCTATGCGCCGTCGATCTACTCCTACGTCATCTGGCAATATGTGAAGCCGGACAAGACGCTGTACAAATCGATACGATACGAACTAGATTCGCTCGACTATTCGAAATACCTGTTCGTCAGGCCTGAGGCGGTCGAAGTTTGCAGGGAGCTATCGAAGAGGTACACTCTCGCGATTGCAGCCAATCAGCCTCCGATGACTGCAAGAATACTGGACGATGCAGGGCTTCTGCGGTATTTTGAGTTCAAGACTATGTCGGGTGAGATGGCACACTCGAAACCTGATCTCAGGTTTTTCACACACATTCTGGATAGTATCGGCATGTCCGCATCTGATGCTGTGATGGTTGGCGACCGTCAGGATAACGATATCACTCCCGCAAAGATGCTCGGGATGCGCGCATTGCGCTGGAAAGGTGGCTTTTTCAAAGATCAGATCATCAGGCTTCCGAGCGAGGAGCCGGACGGCGAATTGACATCTCTGCACGAACTTCCGGAGTTAATCGAAAAGCTCCAGTCGAACTGATTCGCAAATAGACTACATTCATGAATAAGGGGATACTATGCTGGCGAAAATTCTCTCAGCGGCTGTGCTGGGTATTGATGCCTATACCGTGGAAGTCGAGGCGGATATTACTCAAATGCTGCCCGCTTTCACGACTGTGGGCCTTCCCGATGGCGCGGTCAAGGAATCGAAAGAGCGTGTCATGTCGGCGATCAAGAATTCCGACTTCATTTTTCCGAGCAAGAAGGTGACGATCAATCTCGCGCCAGCGGATGTTCGCAAAGAGGGATCTGCATTCGATCTGCCGATAGCAATTGGCATTCTGGCCGCGACCGGTCAGGTTATGCGCGAGGATTTCTCGGAAATCGTCGTAGTCGGTGAGTTGTCGCTCGATGGTTCACTGCGGCCTGTGTCGGGGATTCTCCCAATGGCTATGCATGTCGAGCAGTCGAAAAAAACCAGTATGATCGTGCCGGAAGAAAATGCCATGGAAGCTGCGATGGCCGATGGTCTCGATGTCTATCCGGTCAAGGATCTGCGGGAGGCTATCGACTTTCTCGAGAACGGCAAGGAAATTAAGCCGCACAAGATTGACATCGACAAGGTCTTCAATAGGGAGCAGGATTACAAGATCGATTTCTCGGATGTTAAAGGTCAGGAGGGCGCGAAACGTGCGCTTGAAGTAGCTGCCGCCGGTGGTCACAACATTATCCTGATCGGGCCGCCCGGGTCGGGTAAGACGATGCTCGCGCGACGGTTTCCGACGATTCTGCCGAATCTTACACTCGAAGAAGCGCTCGATACCACGAAGATTCACTCTGTCGCTGGCATTCTGCCATCGAACACGCCACTGATTGCGACGCGGCCGTTCCGTTCGCCGCATCACACGATTTCCGACGCCGGGTTGATCGGCGGGGGGCGGATTCCGAGACCCGGTGAAGTATCGCTGGCGCATCACGGCGTGTTGTTTCTCGATGAGATGCCGGAGTTTCGCAAGGATGTTCTCGAAGTGATGCGGCAGCCGATGGAGGATGGTCGCGTCACGATTTCGCGGGCGGCGATGTCGCTGACCTACCCGGCCCAATTCATGCTCGCGGGCGCGATGAACCCCTGCCCATGTGGATACCACGGCGACAATTCTCACGAATGCAACTGCACGTCGATGCAGATTCAGAAGTATATGTCGAAAATTTCGGGACCGCTTCTCGACCGGATCGACATTCATATTGAGGTACCGGCGGTGAAGTTCAAAGACCTGGCGTCTGAACCGTCGGGAGAGAAATCGAAATCGATCCGCGACCGCGTGAACAGAGCGCGCAAGATTCAGCTTGCGCGATTCAAGAATGAGGCTAAGATGTTTTGCAATGCTCATATGGAATCGCGCGATATTCAGTCATATTGCCCGATTGGTGAGGATTCGAAGGCGCTGCTGCGAATGGCGATCACCAAACTCGGACTTTCCGCGAGAGCCTATGATCGTATCATCAAAGTCGCGCGCACAATTGCCGATCTTGAATCGACGGAAAACATCCAACCCGCGCACATCTCCGAAGCCATCCAGTACCGCAGCCTGGACCGGAATTTGTGGTTGTGAGGGTGGGTTTCCCGCGCGGTGAGCCGTTAGAGACCTTTTCCTGACGGCTTAATGAATCCCTATTCCGATTCATCGAGGGATTCCCACAATCCCATAGCCTGGTTGCAGCCCAGCTCTGCTAACTCGTTGCAAAGTTCATCGAGCATATTCTTCTCGACGCCGTTGTTGCGTAGAGACTTGAGCAAGTCGATCATTTCCCCGCACAAATGCATGTTCTGCGGTGCTAGAGGGTGACTCTCGCCTTGCAGGAGGTGTAGAAACAGCGTCGCGGTCGGATGAGCATAATTGGACGAAAATCCATCTTCCTTGAGATGCCTATAGAAATGACGAGATGCAAACTCCACCTTCGGGAAACTGGCAGCAACTTCAACAGCCTGTTCAAACACCGGTCTTAGCTCTAGTATCCACTCGATCATACCGGCTGCCTCAACATCTCCGAGCGCGATAGGGATTCCATCTGCTCGTCGTGTACAATATGCTTTGAGCCATCGATCCCAAATACCTTTCCGATTGTCTTCCGAGACTTGCGACAGCATATATGAGAATTTCCACGTCCAGTTCCGCATGTCATTCTCCGACGATATGAATGGAATGAGGTGATCCAGCCAGTTGTCATCAAGTGGGTTGGGGAGAGACACGGCCATATTAGCCAGATGTTGCATAAGATGTTCGCGAGTCCTTTCAGGTTTGGCAGGGAACATCTCAGCAGCTTGTAGGCAGTAGGGTTTCAGGTACTCCAGCATTTCCCATCTGAGATCGCCCCAAGCAATGAACCCATGCCAACACTGTTCAGCTCTGGCCTTGTTCGCGTTCCAATCGAGCAGTGGCAGCGCATTCTCCACTGTCCACTTCCTATCGAGAGCGAACAGGAAGAGGATTTGACTCGCAAGCACAACACGTCCAAGCTGACACGAAAGGTCACTTCCCGCGACTATTGTACTAAATCGTTCTTTGTATTGGTCAGGAAGAAAGTCCGCTTCGTACCTGCCTATCTCGAGATACCGTGATATAGAATGCAGCCAGAAGAGGACAAGCTGTCCGGATGTGTCATTAATTGCATTTCCGAGCCAATCGCTCGACGCTTCCCTGGGCTCTCGATCTCCCACGAGATTCCAAAGTGCCTCCGCAGTGTCGTCGGCACGGCCGAGAATTGTCTTCGTCAGTCCACCTTTCATTTCCGCCGCATCCCAAAGAATGTTCGCTACAACGTTGTGGTGACGCTTTTGCACTTCTTTGCAGGAGAGGATGTCAAACAGCCTATTCCATCCTTCGGCATCAAAACCCATTTTCGGCCACGCATAGAGTAGAGTGCGCCACAAGTCTTCCTTCCACTCTTGCCTTTTGATCAACTCCTCTGCGAGATTAAGGCCCCATGTCGGTCGCTCCTTGGCTGCTTTTCCGACACGATCTAATAGCCCTTCGCGATGCGGTCCGCGGAAGTGATCCCCCCGAAATTCGAGCACATAGTCAATCAACTCTCCGATGTCCTTAGAAAGGATTTCGTCAGTTTCGATAGGTGATTCACCAGCTAGCCGTACAAGCGGAGACATGAAGTGATCCAAGTCTGGATTATCCCTCGGCTTGAACACTGGATTTTCCTGTTGTATCTGTTCGAACGATTTTTGGGCCAACTCACAATCAGGTGCGTGTACAGAAATCCAGTACAGCAGGTTATATATTTCGTAATGGTCATGCTTGTCGGTCAACTCTTCTGCACCTCCTCCGCTGCAGGTCCGCGCAGCGCGCTCCGAACCACCTCTTCTTGAATCTCTTTGGAGGCTGATGGAAGTACGTCTCTAAGCAGCATGAATATCTCATGTTTTAGA
Coding sequences within it:
- a CDS encoding DUF4020 domain-containing protein, with amino-acid sequence MFKPRDNPDLDHFMSPLVRLAGESPIETDEILSKDIGELIDYVLEFRGDHFRGPHREGLLDRVGKAAKERPTWGLNLAEELIKRQEWKEDLWRTLLYAWPKMGFDAEGWNRLFDILSCKEVQKRHHNVVANILWDAAEMKGGLTKTILGRADDTAEALWNLVGDREPREASSDWLGNAINDTSGQLVLFWLHSISRYLEIGRYEADFLPDQYKERFSTIVAGSDLSCQLGRVVLASQILFLFALDRKWTVENALPLLDWNANKARAEQCWHGFIAWGDLRWEMLEYLKPYCLQAAEMFPAKPERTREHLMQHLANMAVSLPNPLDDNWLDHLIPFISSENDMRNWTWKFSYMLSQVSEDNRKGIWDRWLKAYCTRRADGIPIALGDVEAAGMIEWILELRPVFEQAVEVAASFPKVEFASRHFYRHLKEDGFSSNYAHPTATLFLHLLQGESHPLAPQNMHLCGEMIDLLKSLRNNGVEKNMLDELCNELAELGCNQAMGLWESLDESE
- a CDS encoding HAD family hydrolase, which translates into the protein MANPRVKAVLLDVGQPLVEDSSLEEYWNPWLAEYLSKHFSREITLEEVREKQDEGIECYAPSIYSYVIWQYVKPDKTLYKSIRYELDSLDYSKYLFVRPEAVEVCRELSKRYTLAIAANQPPMTARILDDAGLLRYFEFKTMSGEMAHSKPDLRFFTHILDSIGMSASDAVMVGDRQDNDITPAKMLGMRALRWKGGFFKDQIIRLPSEEPDGELTSLHELPELIEKLQSN
- a CDS encoding YifB family Mg chelatase-like AAA ATPase produces the protein MLAKILSAAVLGIDAYTVEVEADITQMLPAFTTVGLPDGAVKESKERVMSAIKNSDFIFPSKKVTINLAPADVRKEGSAFDLPIAIGILAATGQVMREDFSEIVVVGELSLDGSLRPVSGILPMAMHVEQSKKTSMIVPEENAMEAAMADGLDVYPVKDLREAIDFLENGKEIKPHKIDIDKVFNREQDYKIDFSDVKGQEGAKRALEVAAAGGHNIILIGPPGSGKTMLARRFPTILPNLTLEEALDTTKIHSVAGILPSNTPLIATRPFRSPHHTISDAGLIGGGRIPRPGEVSLAHHGVLFLDEMPEFRKDVLEVMRQPMEDGRVTISRAAMSLTYPAQFMLAGAMNPCPCGYHGDNSHECNCTSMQIQKYMSKISGPLLDRIDIHIEVPAVKFKDLASEPSGEKSKSIRDRVNRARKIQLARFKNEAKMFCNAHMESRDIQSYCPIGEDSKALLRMAITKLGLSARAYDRIIKVARTIADLESTENIQPAHISEAIQYRSLDRNLWL